Proteins from a single region of Budorcas taxicolor isolate Tak-1 chromosome 7, Takin1.1, whole genome shotgun sequence:
- the RNASEH2A gene encoding ribonuclease H2 subunit A isoform X1 yields the protein MDLSELERDNTGRCRLSSPVPPVCLKEPCVLGVDEAGRGPVLGPMVYAICYCPLSRLEDLEALKVADSKTLSESERDRLFAKMEEDGDFVGWALDVLSPNLISTSMLGRVKYNLNALSHDTATGLVQFALDQGVNVAQVFVDTVGLPETYQERLQQRFPGIEVTVKAKADALYPVVSAASICAKVARDQAVKNWKFVEKLQDLDTDYGSGYPNDPKTKAWLRKHVDPVFGFPQFVRFSWRTAQSILETEAEDVKWEDSETGDQEGPGKIKSYFSESPQTCLRLPHRYFQERGLESATVL from the exons ATGGATCTCAGCGAGCTGGAAAGAGACAATACGGGCCGCTGTCGCCTGAGTTCGCCTGTGCCTCCTGTGTGCCTCAAGGAGCCCTGCGTCCTGGGCGTCGATGAAGCGGGCCGGGGCCCGGTGCTGG GCCCCATGGTCTATGCTATCTGCTATTGTCCTCTGTCCCGCCTGGAGGATCTGGAGGCCCTGAAAGTGGCAG ACTCAAAGACTCTGTCGGAGAGCGAGCGGGACAGGCTTTTTGCGAAAATGGAGGAGGACGGGGACTTTGTGGGCTGGGCACTGGACGTGCTGTCTCCAAACCTCATCTCTACCAGCATGCTTGGGCG GGTCAAATACAACCTCAACGCCCTCTCTCATGATACAGCCACAGGCCTAGTGCAGTTTGCGTTGGACCAGGGTGTGAACGTGGCCCAG GTGTTTGTGGACACCGTGGGGCTCCCAGAGACATACCAGGAACGACTGCAGCAGCGTTTTCCTGGCATTGAGGTGACAGTCAAGGCCAAGGCAGATGCCCTCTACCCCGTGGTCAGTGCTGCCAGTATCTGTGCCAAG GTGGCCCGAGACCAGGCCGTGAAGAACTGGAAGTTTGTGGAGAAACTGCAGGACCTGGACACTGATTATGGCTCAGGCTATCCTAATG ATCCCAAGACGAAAGCCTGGTTGAGGAAGCATGTGGACCCTGTGTTCGGCTTTCCCCAGTTTGTCCGCTTCAGCTGGCGCACAGCCCAGAGCATCCTGGAGACTGAGGCAGAAGACGTGAAGTG GGAGGACTCGGAGACTGGGGATCAGGAGGGGCCTGGGAAGATCAAGTCCTACTTCAGTGAAAGCCCCCAAACCTGCCTCCGCCTTCCCCATCGGTACTTCCAGGAGCGGGGCCTGGAGTCAGCCACTGTCCTCTAG
- the RNASEH2A gene encoding ribonuclease H2 subunit A isoform X2 gives MDLSELERDNTGRCRLSSPVPPVCLKEPCVLGVDEAGRGPVLGPMVYAICYCPLSRLEDLEALKVADSKTLSESERDRLFAKMEEDGDFVGWALDVLSPNLISTSMLGRVKYNLNALSHDTATGLVQFALDQGVNVAQVARDQAVKNWKFVEKLQDLDTDYGSGYPNDPKTKAWLRKHVDPVFGFPQFVRFSWRTAQSILETEAEDVKWEDSETGDQEGPGKIKSYFSESPQTCLRLPHRYFQERGLESATVL, from the exons ATGGATCTCAGCGAGCTGGAAAGAGACAATACGGGCCGCTGTCGCCTGAGTTCGCCTGTGCCTCCTGTGTGCCTCAAGGAGCCCTGCGTCCTGGGCGTCGATGAAGCGGGCCGGGGCCCGGTGCTGG GCCCCATGGTCTATGCTATCTGCTATTGTCCTCTGTCCCGCCTGGAGGATCTGGAGGCCCTGAAAGTGGCAG ACTCAAAGACTCTGTCGGAGAGCGAGCGGGACAGGCTTTTTGCGAAAATGGAGGAGGACGGGGACTTTGTGGGCTGGGCACTGGACGTGCTGTCTCCAAACCTCATCTCTACCAGCATGCTTGGGCG GGTCAAATACAACCTCAACGCCCTCTCTCATGATACAGCCACAGGCCTAGTGCAGTTTGCGTTGGACCAGGGTGTGAACGTGGCCCAG GTGGCCCGAGACCAGGCCGTGAAGAACTGGAAGTTTGTGGAGAAACTGCAGGACCTGGACACTGATTATGGCTCAGGCTATCCTAATG ATCCCAAGACGAAAGCCTGGTTGAGGAAGCATGTGGACCCTGTGTTCGGCTTTCCCCAGTTTGTCCGCTTCAGCTGGCGCACAGCCCAGAGCATCCTGGAGACTGAGGCAGAAGACGTGAAGTG GGAGGACTCGGAGACTGGGGATCAGGAGGGGCCTGGGAAGATCAAGTCCTACTTCAGTGAAAGCCCCCAAACCTGCCTCCGCCTTCCCCATCGGTACTTCCAGGAGCGGGGCCTGGAGTCAGCCACTGTCCTCTAG